A window of Chitinophaga sp. MM2321 contains these coding sequences:
- a CDS encoding ABC transporter permease has product MLSNYFTIAIRSIRRNLSYTFLNVFGLTLSVAACLVIFLVVRNELSYDSYHKKADRTYRVTLHALDFNPSVSMAVVPAMRTDFPELEAVSQAFFQTNGLVKAGNTSYIEKRYGFVDEQFTSIFDFEWLAGNPKSALQEPNTAVLTESIARKFFGDKDAMGQIFRLNNEFDVKVTGLIKDLPGNTHLPIQFMVSFATIRQDLQSHGAMSEFYAIMGGNAYIVLPPHYSALQLEKKIPAFIKKNWGQDIAKEASLLLQPMKDIHFDQRYLNNSNSPTTSRKIYWGLAIIALFIMVTACINFINLATAQSMRRAKEVGVRKVLGANRPQLIWQFLSETSFLVFVALLLGVVSAFLFIPQVATWLDVKISNRQLLQPVVLGLVVSLGILIMLLAGLYPAFVQSSFRPVESLKRTTGHVYHGLSLRKGLVFIQFAISQILIVGTLVVAKQMDFLKAGDLGFDKEAVVTFNLPQKINQEVLKQQLIDDPGVAMVSFSSGAPSYNSSFTTLQAPEFGVTKDDVTEMKFIDEQYTSMFGLKMLAGRAVAKLGKNDTIPNIVVNETLIHKFGMRQPEDAVGKRVIVGGRSSVIMGVVQDFQSESKHKLRRPCVLLYNPNVFFAASVRLRPQEMQKTMAHIQKMWTALFPDDVFQYEFLDDHIASLYKQEAKVYTAFRLFSSLAILIGCLGLYGLVAFSAVQRTREVGIRKVLGASLVDIVGLFAKEFILLIILAFFIAAPVAYLVMNYWLGNFAYHINIGGGMFLAGIGISFLIAAFTIAYQSLKAALANPLKSLQTE; this is encoded by the coding sequence CATCAGGAGTATCCGGCGTAACCTTAGTTACACCTTCCTCAATGTTTTTGGGCTTACATTAAGTGTAGCCGCCTGCCTGGTTATTTTTCTGGTTGTGAGAAATGAACTGAGCTATGACAGCTATCATAAAAAAGCAGACCGTACTTATCGTGTTACGTTGCATGCACTGGATTTTAATCCCAGTGTTTCTATGGCAGTAGTACCGGCTATGCGTACAGATTTTCCGGAGCTGGAAGCCGTGTCACAGGCATTCTTTCAGACCAATGGTCTTGTAAAGGCGGGGAATACCAGCTACATTGAAAAAAGGTATGGTTTTGTTGATGAACAATTTACCAGCATCTTCGATTTTGAATGGCTGGCCGGCAATCCCAAGAGTGCGTTGCAAGAACCCAATACAGCTGTATTGACAGAAAGTATTGCCCGGAAATTTTTTGGAGATAAAGATGCAATGGGACAGATCTTCCGGCTGAATAACGAATTTGATGTGAAGGTAACAGGACTGATCAAAGACCTGCCCGGCAATACACATTTACCAATTCAGTTCATGGTTTCTTTTGCCACAATCCGGCAGGATCTGCAATCGCACGGAGCGATGTCAGAATTCTATGCTATTATGGGCGGGAATGCCTACATCGTTCTTCCGCCACATTATTCTGCGCTGCAACTGGAGAAAAAAATTCCCGCATTTATAAAAAAGAACTGGGGGCAGGACATTGCAAAAGAGGCGTCGCTGCTGTTACAGCCGATGAAAGATATTCATTTTGACCAACGTTATCTGAACAATTCAAACAGTCCTACTACCTCCCGGAAGATTTACTGGGGGCTGGCTATTATTGCATTGTTTATTATGGTTACGGCCTGCATTAATTTTATCAACCTGGCAACAGCGCAGTCTATGCGGCGTGCAAAAGAAGTAGGCGTAAGAAAAGTGCTGGGTGCTAACCGCCCGCAACTGATCTGGCAGTTCCTGAGTGAAACGTCGTTTCTTGTGTTTGTAGCATTGTTACTTGGTGTGGTAAGTGCCTTCCTGTTTATCCCACAGGTGGCGACCTGGCTGGATGTAAAGATCAGTAACCGGCAGCTGCTGCAGCCGGTAGTATTGGGCCTTGTAGTATCACTTGGCATACTCATCATGTTGCTGGCCGGATTATACCCGGCTTTTGTACAATCATCCTTCCGCCCCGTGGAATCGCTGAAACGTACTACCGGACACGTTTACCACGGACTCTCCTTACGTAAGGGCCTGGTGTTTATACAGTTCGCCATTTCACAGATCCTCATTGTTGGTACACTGGTAGTAGCGAAACAAATGGATTTTCTGAAAGCAGGAGATCTTGGATTTGACAAGGAAGCTGTTGTTACTTTCAACCTGCCGCAAAAAATTAACCAGGAGGTATTGAAGCAGCAGCTCATCGATGACCCTGGTGTGGCTATGGTTAGTTTTTCTTCCGGCGCTCCTTCCTATAATAGTTCTTTTACTACGCTCCAGGCGCCGGAGTTTGGCGTAACCAAAGATGATGTAACAGAGATGAAGTTTATAGATGAACAATATACTTCCATGTTCGGATTGAAGATGCTGGCGGGCCGCGCTGTGGCCAAACTAGGTAAAAATGATACGATACCGAATATCGTTGTCAACGAAACACTCATTCACAAATTTGGGATGCGTCAACCGGAAGATGCTGTCGGCAAACGGGTGATTGTTGGCGGACGGTCTTCTGTTATTATGGGTGTTGTGCAGGATTTTCAAAGTGAATCAAAGCATAAGCTACGCAGACCTTGCGTGTTGCTGTATAATCCCAATGTTTTCTTTGCCGCCAGTGTCAGGCTACGGCCGCAGGAAATGCAAAAGACGATGGCGCATATTCAAAAAATGTGGACGGCGCTTTTTCCTGATGATGTATTCCAGTATGAGTTCCTTGATGACCACATCGCAAGTTTGTATAAGCAAGAGGCAAAAGTGTACACTGCTTTCCGGCTCTTCTCTTCCCTTGCCATTCTCATTGGCTGTTTAGGGTTATATGGGCTGGTTGCTTTTTCCGCTGTGCAACGTACCCGGGAGGTGGGAATCCGCAAAGTGCTGGGGGCTTCCCTGGTGGATATCGTAGGTTTGTTTGCCAAAGAATTTATCCTGCTGATCATCCTGGCTTTCTTTATTGCAGCTCCTGTAGCCTATCTCGTCATGAACTATTGGCTGGGCAATTTTGCCTACCATATAAATATTGGCGGCGGTATGTTCCTGGCTGGTATCGGTATCTCTTTCCTGATAGCAGCATTTACCATTGCTTACCAGTCGCTGAAGGCCGCACTGGCTAATCCCCTGAAAAGCTTGCAGACCGAATAA